DNA from Hwangdonia lutea:
CCCATTGATTTAATGAGGTTTCAATACCTTTTCTATACAAAGTATTGGCTTGCGTTGGGTCGTTGTTATAAACCAAAGCGGCTTCAGCCCTTAACAGCCATGTTTCTGAAGCTGTCATAATATACAATTTACTATCTGGTGAGGAAAGCCTAGTACCCATATCTGATTTTGCTGCAAAATTAGAAGCTCCAAATGCTGCATCATCCAATCCGTTAGTCATTCCGCTAAAACTTCCGTTGGCATCTTCACTTACAAATACGGGCAACCTAGGGTCTGTCGTTGCTTGTAATTGATCGATTAACATTGTTGACATTTTTATGGAAGGAAAGCCTGTGCGCATAGTAAACCATGCATTACCATTGCCTTCGGTTTCAATCATAAAAGCATTATGGGCATTATCTTCCATTAAAGGTTCTGACAAACATTGCGCTACAGTTTGTTGAGACAATGCACTATCAGCATACCTTAAACGCATTGCTAACCTAAGGCGAACACTATTGGCGAAACGTACCCATTTATCCATATCGTTATTAAAAACAGGGTCAGAATTTGGGTATGCCATGGAAGCATCGGCAGTTTTTAATATGTCAATACTAGTTGTTAAACGTGCTATCATCTCCCTATATATCACTTCTTGTGTATCGTATTTGGGTAAAATAATATCTTGGGTTTTTCCTTTTCCTCCTTCAGTAAATGGTATTTCCCCGAATGCATCTGTAATTTTGGCATAGCCTAATACGGCGATGATATTGGCTATAGAATGGCGCACTTCGTTTTTAGTTTCTTCGGCTGAAGTAATTTCCAAAACTTCTTCTATATGTCTAATTACACCGCCATACATATCATTAAACATGCCGTTGTATTGTCCATCAAATCCATCACCATACTGGTCTGGAATACGTGCCGTACTTCCGGCCACAAAATAATGACCGTAATGTCCAGAAAATCTAGATACTGATTGGTCTGTTGTTCCCAAAAACAAGCTTCTTACGGCTTTTGTAAACAAAGCGGCATCATCAATGGATGTTACGGCATTGGGGTTATCTCTTAAATCGTCTAAACGATCCTGGCATGAAAATGGTACTACTACCATAACCATTACGACAATTATTTTCATTATTGTTTTTTGTATGTTTTTCATAATCATCAGGTTTAAAAGTTGATTTTTAAATTAAGTCCATAACTTCTGGTTGATGGTAACGATGAGTGCTCCAATGCAGCTCCTGTTGGTCCACTACTGTAACCTGCTTCGGGATCAATATCGCCAGCCGCATTATAAATAAAGAATAAATTTCTTCCGATAGCCGATAAACTTCCAGATTGAATGAA
Protein-coding regions in this window:
- a CDS encoding SusD/RagB family nutrient-binding outer membrane lipoprotein, with amino-acid sequence MKNIQKTIMKIIVVMVMVVVPFSCQDRLDDLRDNPNAVTSIDDAALFTKAVRSLFLGTTDQSVSRFSGHYGHYFVAGSTARIPDQYGDGFDGQYNGMFNDMYGGVIRHIEEVLEITSAEETKNEVRHSIANIIAVLGYAKITDAFGEIPFTEGGKGKTQDIILPKYDTQEVIYREMIARLTTSIDILKTADASMAYPNSDPVFNNDMDKWVRFANSVRLRLAMRLRYADSALSQQTVAQCLSEPLMEDNAHNAFMIETEGNGNAWFTMRTGFPSIKMSTMLIDQLQATTDPRLPVFVSEDANGSFSGMTNGLDDAAFGASNFAAKSDMGTRLSSPDSKLYIMTASETWLLRAEAALVYNNDPTQANTLYRKGIETSLNQWEVDASEIVSFMASPTATLSGSNDEEQIGTQMWLALIPNYFEGWSHIRRTGYPVIADRTAANLSQGVTNGVLPTRFLYSSFELSSNNDNVMEAISRQGANKIDTPVWWDKN